In Theileria annulata chromosome 3, complete sequence, *** SEQUENCING IN PROGRESS ***, the sequence aattacgATTCTCTATTCTAATTAGATCCTTTTTATCACTAACCGCTGACGACAATGAAGAATTGAAcgaaaaattaaacaataaCATATCCAATATCACTGACAACTTCACATTTGCTGACTCCAGACATGAGGCTGATATTCCTAGGTTGTTCATCAGTATGATCAAAAAGTGCTCAACGAATATTcccaaattattatttttttcaagCTCTTTGACAACTAATTCTATACTTTCTTTGTTACTATCCACGTTACTAACATTAACTGTGGCtttaaaatactttttGTATAACATATACGATAGTCTAACAACTACTGACAATTTTTCAAACTGGAGAATACTTTTACTTATCTTTAgataattgtttaaatacCAAAACAGGGCCACTCTAGCAAGGTACTGTTTATCTTTAATATCTCCTGTACCTATATTCTTGTTAGGCAATGACAACGTTGGAAACAAACTGTATATATACGAAAGCTCTTTTTGACCTATAAGTTTGGTCAGATTATTATCACTGTAATTTTCCCTAAATATGCAACTTAACACTGACTCTTCAGTTTTAACTCCTTTTGAACTCATAATTTCATCTTTTCCTTCTTTTGAAAGCAAGTACGACCATATATTTAACTTTATTGACTGTATTCCCGACAAACTTCCCAGTATCCTGATAATATCGTGATTCATGTACTTGATCAAGATTTTTTTCCCAGACGGATTCAACCAGATTTGTATCAACAGCTCAGTTGATTCTCCTCTCACCAGTATCCTTGAGTCTTCTGATGACTCAATCAGGTACTTGAGGGTCATGAGGAATACTGAAACTGTCGTCTCTTCGCACTCCACAAAAATGTCGCAGAAACTCTTCAATGACCTGATTAGTGAGATACAACACGTTAAATACTTCTTATTCGTCAGCTTTAATGGGTTGATTTGACTTACTATTTTTGTTATAATGGGATTCCAGCATTCTCTGTTCTGGCTCAGGCATATCGGCAAAAAACGTTCGATAAATCTCTCCAGATAATAAATCTGGAGATCACACTTACTACTATCTAGCAAATTTGAGAGATTTAAATAGAATATCTTAAGTTGTTTCAGAGTCAAGGTGGGCAGAATTGACGAGATTATTATGATGTACGACTCGTCGGGACAAATCAAAGAGTAGTAACCGAGCATTTTGAGCACACActcatttatattagtaTACATGGAGCCTAAATTTTTGAATATCACTGGGTTGTTGATTATGCTTTTTACATCCAACATTCTGATTAACACTATGTTTTTATCTTCTTTGGTTTCCGGAATTTCTGATGGGTCATAGAGTCTATAGTTATCGAATAAGTACGTTATTCTTGGTGAACTATCCCATTTAACTAACTTATACCCTTCCATTATACTATTTCTATAATCCTTTctattatcatttaaaacTCTTTTACTTCTgttatttatcaaaattgaCTTGCAGACTACCGACACATCTGATTCTTCATTGAAAAATTTCCGAAACTTTCCCATTTCCCAGGCCACATCGTTAACATTCGGATTCTCCTCAAAGTTCAGCGATTCCTTATATCCATTTATCAGGTACATGAAAAGCAAATATCTATACACTCTATCTGCATTTTCCAAGTAAGCTTTTTCGAAAGGTTTTAGTCTGTATCCCACTCTAACTCtaaatattgaaattagtgtgaatttgattttatttgaCACTCTGTTGACCTCCTTCAGGACCTTGTATAAATTCTCCAGCCTTATATTAAAGTGTATCCTTTCATATTCTTCTACGGAATTTAACCCTGGTTTAAGGTTAAACTGGTGGTATTCTTCTAGAAAATTCATCTGTAACCCTGAAACTGGACTGTCTAACAATTTCATTGGTGCTTTTGGGAACGGCATTAGGTTATCAAAAACTACTGGTTGCGGTGGTATCATCATATGCATCATTGATTCTTTCGGTCCAAATGGCATTCTTTGCGGTCCTGAAAACGGcgaattaataaaattctgCGGAATGTGTGACAAATTCTGCATATTTCCAACTAGTGGTTGTTGTGGGTGTAGCATTGGCATGTATGGTCCTATTTTTGGGCTAACTGGGACGACCTCGTTGATATGCACTGGTTGAGTTCGCGTAAACTCTTTATTTTGAAACTCCTTTCTGAAATGAGGTGTTAATTGTATTCTTTTAGGGAACGCTCCTTCTCTAGGCCtcttatatttataatgGGATTGTGGTTGTTGAACCCCTTCTGGCGAACTTCTCTTGTTAACACCTCTTAGATTTGTGTAGTTGGTGTTCTCAGCAGGTGGATATGTCACTGAATCTCTTGAAGCTCGCTTATCTTGGTATGTAAAATGGTGCTGGGTTGGTTCTCTTGGTGCTTGCGATGTTTGTTCTTTCATAAGTCTCGGTTTTTGGGATATGTACCCGCCTCTTTGGGTTCCATCCCTTCTATAGCTCCTCTTATGCATTGTTTAGAGGCGTTTTATAACATAAGActcattttaaaacaaatttatcagAATAATTTCCATTTAGTTATGATTTACTGACAAAGGAGAAAAAATATGGTATCATGGTTGTAATTGATACATATCCattatattgaatttatatattattacatgtacaaaaattttaaaataactaaaacaaaatataaaattcaagattttctaaaaattatgtttGTGGGTAGGCACACATAAAACGGACAAATAActtaaataaactaaaagtatattttgttatttcaataaattcattagcTTGACTGTAACTCTGCAGTTAGAAGGTTGGTTGCATTTTCTGACTCTTTAACTTTGAGCGTGTGGCCTTCCTCTTCTCCTGAGTAGTTGTGGGATTCCATCAGCTTTGTTAGGTCGAATTTTGGTTTCTTCAGGACTTTAATCTTCCTAACCAGTACATTTTGGAGAGGGAAGATCGATTTACAGGCCTTTTCTATTTCCTTCCCGATTGATTCCGGGATAACCTTCTTTACTAGTTCCTTAAGTGTGCTATTGGAAGCCTCGTTCGTCATTACTGCGACCATCTTCTTGTGAATCAACCTCACTTTGCTTGATCTCACATAGCACGTAGATTTCAATTGTCCTGGTCTTCTTTTTGTATATCCTACACAAAACATTCTGAGGTTGTATCCATCTAGTGTCTTGACATCTGCGAATGCCTCGATTAGTGAGTAATTTTTTCTTATTAATGAACAAAGTTTGTCTCTTGTGACGCTTGTTCCATGGAAGTCGGTCAGGCAGTTTCTGCCTTGGACATCTTCGCAtgataatttgattttacGATAGGCTTGATCTTCGTCTGCGTTTAAATCTGCTAGACTCATTTCAAATACTCTACCTTTGAGTCCATCGGTTGCAAGTTTTGTTCCGATTGTTTTTGTAACTAATGTCTGACCGAAGTTACGAACATTGAAGGTTACTGGTGCTTTGAGGTTGTACCATTCCTTACGGGAGAATGGGTCTATAACCTTCTTCTTGGCGCCCTTTTTGCCCTTACTTACTCTTTTGTTTTTTCCAACTGccattttaattaaaagaGTTTATTGTGGCTCGaatagttttattattaaattatttgtgaTTAGTCTAAACCTTCACACCACAACCTTTAATGAATAACTGAGTATTTAAAAGTGAAATCTAAGGAAATGTTATTGTTACTTGAGTATAAATCAAACCCAAcatacaaataattataccCTTAAGAGACaatttaatgttaataataataagcCCCATCCGCTGTTCCCCATCCATTAAGATACTTGCCGTAAATACGATCTTCCTTTTCATCCTTTCCTATTTAcacatattatttatttcacAATATTCTGAATTGTTATTACATATTCTAACGCTGTATCAAATCGAGTGGGAAATCTCTATGTGGAttccatttttatttaataccaTCAATTTCTTTCttttaatatcaatattatgaatttaatttacatCTAATTACTCATTTCtactttatttatatttatttacatgGAATCTCACATTTCTTGGTTAATGATCCACACTATCAATAATGCTTAAATTTCAAcaaaaatatgaatttatcaaatattatattatacataaacaatattagatcatttataatacatattttaaacaatgTGTAGTTGTTTAGGCCACGCgtcaataaatattacttaGACCCAAAGCAGAATGactattttattttagttCCGACAAGGTGAAATAATTGgatttatttcttctttGCTGCCATTTTTGCCAAAAGTAACTTTCTGGCTTCATCATCTTGCCTGAATgaaattagtaataaaattaatgatttcACTGAACTAACTAGTATATAGTTGTGTTACAAGTAAATTTACCTTTTTAACTCGGCGTTTTTCTTTTTAAACTCGAGATCCTCTTCAGTTAGAACCTCCACCTTTTTAGGAGCTTTGAGAGGCTTCTTTTTACCACCCTAATAAgatttattgaaaaaataaagttattaaaGTACCTGAGTGCCTGCCGGCATTTTTAACaagaataaaaaaattaataaaatttaaataatgtttcTGTTAGATTTTGCCAACCACTATATTATGATTGTGTATACCcattatttaatagatACTGTGAATTTACAATAAAAGTTCAAGATATTATTCTTTCTTAAAatagaatttatttatacaaatttgtTTATGGGTTTACTTTAGAAATTATTCCCGATGCTACGGTTCTTCCACCTTCCCTCAAAGCGAACCTAAGTCCTTCGTGTAGAGGCATATGATGCAAAAGTTTAATATTGCAACGCAAACTATCTCCTGGAGCAGCCtaaatcatatttatatgtGTATATTACGGTATTTTAAGaataatgaagataaaTAAGAAGTTAATTTTGGTATTAAATTAAGCTTACCATGGGCACATTTTCGGGAAGATGAACTGAACAACTAATATCACCTGTTCTTATAAAGGCCTGAGGCCTATAATTTGACACAAAGGCATTTTTTCTTCCTCCCTCTTCATGTGTTAGTACATACAAGTCTGCATCAAAGGAATCATAGCATGAATACTTTCCGGGACAAGTTATAACAAATCCTCTAGAAACATCATCCTTTTTGACATTTTTCAGCAAAATTCCAACTTGGTCTCCTGCAATTCCTTCGTCCAGAGTTTTTCTAAACATTTCCAAACCAACAACTGTACTTTTTTTCCCGGCCTTCTTTCCTCCAATAATCTCAATAGAGTCACCTGGTCTTATCTTTCCTTGTTCCACTCTTCCTGTAACTACAGTTCCTTTTCCTGGAATAGACATTACTTCATCAACAGCTATCAAAAGTGGTAAATCTGATTTTCTTTCAGGCGTTAATAGATATTCATCACACGCCTTTAGCAAATCTTTAATAGATTGAACTGATTCTGGGTCATCGTTTAATGCTTTTGTTGCTGAGCCCTTCACAATTGGTGTAGAGTCACCATCATAATTGTGCTCAGAAAGTAATTCACGGATCTCTAACTCAACTAACTCAAGTAGCTCAGGATCTTCAAGTAGATCCATCTTGTTCAAATAAACTACAAGTCGAGGTACTCCTATTTGTCTGGCGAGTAAAATGTGTTCTCTAGTTTGGGGCATCGGTCCATCAGGCGCTGAAACCACCAAAATGGCTCCGTCCATTTGAGCAGCTCCTGaaatcatatttttaatatagtCTGCATGACCAGGGCAGTCCACATGTCCATAATGTCGATTTTCAGTTTCATATTCTACATGTGTGGCACAGATTGTTATACCTCTTTTACGTTCCTCTGGAGCTTTATCTATGGAGTCGTACGGAACGTACTCTCCCACACCTGCTGAACTACATACTTTTGTTAGAGCAGCTGTAAGGGTCGTCTTTCCGTGGTCGACATGGCCGATCGTACCGATGTTTAAATGTTCCTTTCTTCTAACGAAAGTTCCTACCGCGAAGGAGCGAAACTCACTtc encodes:
- a CDS encoding 40s ribosomal protein s3a, putative, whose amino-acid sequence is MAVGKNKRVSKGKKGAKKKVIDPFSRKEWYNLKAPVTFNVRNFGQTLVTKTIGTKLATDGLKGRVFEMSLADLNADEDQAYRKIKLSCEDVQGRNCLTDFHGTSVTRDKLCSLIRKNYSLIEAFADVKTLDGYNLRMFCVGYTKRRPGQLKSTCYVRSSKVRLIHKKMVAVMTNEASNSTLKELVKKVIPESIGKEIEKACKSIFPLQNVLVRKIKVLKKPKFDLTKLMESHNYSGEEEGHTLKVKESENATNLLTAELQSS
- a CDS encoding elongation factor tu, putative; this translates as MINCSLFLKIRPNQCSSFRNFIFCGFSSIVPKKTLGLNKEIYFIRSEFRSFAVGTFVRRKEHLNIGTIGHVDHGKTTLTAALTKVCSSAGVGEYVPYDSIDKAPEERKRGITICATHVEYETENRHYGHVDCPGHADYIKNMISGAAQMDGAILVVSAPDGPMPQTREHILLARQIGVPRLVVYLNKMDLLEDPELLELVELEIRELLSEHNYDGDSTPIVKGSATKALNDDPESVQSIKDLLKACDEYLLTPERKSDLPLLIAVDEVMSIPGKGTVVTGRVEQGKIRPGDSIEIIGGKKAGKKSTVVGLEMFRKTLDEGIAGDQVGILLKNVKKDDVSRGFVITCPGKYSCYDSFDADLYVLTHEEGGRKNAFVSNYRPQAFIRTGDISCSVHLPENVPMAAPGDSLRCNIKLLHHMPLHEGLRFALREGGRTVASGIISKVNP